From Halorubrum salinarum, the proteins below share one genomic window:
- a CDS encoding PaaI family thioesterase: MDRTDIAEMDPLPDAATEFVERKLEDEHGYLSWLNTSVETIERGRVVLSIPFDDKLTNADGRTIHGGVAATLIDTAGGVAQRTTFEDPLDGGVATVNLNANYLRPANGDLRAEAEVVRAGGSIGVSEMTVTTAGNGGEATADDDASDGDRSEVVVGQGSFRLFRE, translated from the coding sequence ATGGACCGCACGGACATCGCCGAGATGGACCCGCTGCCCGACGCGGCGACCGAGTTCGTCGAGCGGAAGCTGGAGGACGAGCACGGCTACCTCTCGTGGCTGAACACGTCGGTCGAGACGATCGAACGCGGCCGCGTCGTCCTCTCGATCCCCTTCGACGACAAGCTCACCAACGCGGACGGGCGGACGATCCACGGCGGCGTGGCGGCGACGCTGATCGACACGGCCGGCGGCGTGGCTCAGCGCACGACGTTCGAGGACCCCCTCGACGGCGGCGTGGCGACGGTGAACCTCAACGCGAACTACCTCCGCCCCGCGAACGGCGACCTCCGCGCGGAGGCCGAGGTGGTGCGCGCGGGCGGCTCGATCGGGGTCAGCGAGATGACGGTCACCACCGCCGGAAACGGGGGCGAGGCGACCGCGGACGACGACGCGAGCGACGGGGACCGGTCGGAGGTCGTCGTCGGTCAGGGCTCGTTCCGGCTGTTCCGCGAGTAG